From the genome of Plectropomus leopardus isolate mb chromosome 13, YSFRI_Pleo_2.0, whole genome shotgun sequence, one region includes:
- the rnf14 gene encoding E3 ubiquitin-protein ligase RNF14 — protein MSEDKEAQEDELLALASIYDEEEFHQAESAQGGEIQLCLELPPDFKVVVKGEKQSEYNVCFLPPLVLNFELPADYPSTSSPAFTLSSKWMTRAQMSSLCRRLDELWEENQGCVILFTWIQFLKEEAMDFLAIQSPLEVFRGGSKAGGERRKADSAATALAQCGSHSENSEAKKENSEPQLSLSSQLDPRAVLLRDPCADLLPQLLDFDEEQRQRVFDGKVFGCGICFAEKLGSDCLCFKECQHVYCKACMTEYFQIQIRDGKVQCLNCPEPKCTSLATPSQVKQLVDEELFARYDRLLLQSTLDLMADVVYCPRQTCGTAVMVEPDTTMGICSACQYAFCTLCKLGYHGLSHCKVTADELRNLRDEYLSATAEGKKFLEQRFGKRVIQKAVEESFSRDWLNENCKGCPRCGTNIQKVDGCNKMTCTSCRQYFCWLCLGLLSKVNPYSHFNNPHSPCYNQLFHGVDLDEEDAFWSDEED, from the exons ATGTCTGAGGACAAGGAAGCCCAGGAGGATGAGCTGCTTGCTTTAGCAAGTATTTACGATGAAGAGGAGTTCCACCAGGCAGAGTCAGCACAGGGAGGAGAGATCCAACTCTGTCTGGAGCTCCCTCCTGATTTCAAAGTTGTTGTCAAAG GAGAGAAGCAATCTGAATATAATGTCTGCTTCTTACCTCCTTTGGTGCTCAACTTTGAGCTTCCTGCAGACTACCCATCCACATCCTCACCGGCCTTCACTCTCAGCTCTAAATGGATGACCAGAGCACAG ATGAGCTCTCTATGCAGACGCCTCGATGAGCTGTGGGAGGAGAATCAAGGCTGTGTAATTCTTTTCACATGGATCCAGTTTCTCAAAGAGGAGGCTATGGACTTTCTGGCCATCCAATCTCCTCTTGAAGTCTTCAGGGGAGGGAGTAAGGCAGGAGGTGAGCGCAGGAAAGCCGACTCAGCAGCCACAG CTCTGGCGCAGTGTGGGAGTCATTCTGAAAACTCTgaggcaaagaaagaaaactctGAACCACAGCTCTCATTGTCTTCGCAACTGGACCCGCGGGCCGTCCTGTTGAGGGACCCGTGTGCCGACCTCCTACCTCAGCTCCTGGACTTTGACGAGGAGCAGCGCCAAAGGGTGTTTGATGGCAAGGTGTTCGGCTGTGGGATCTGCTTTGCAGAGAAGCTGGGCTCCGACTGCCTCTGCTTTAAAGAGTGCCAGCACGTCTACTGCAAGGCCTGCATGACTGAATACTTCCAGATCCAAATACGGGACGGCAAAGTTCAGTGCCTTAATTGCCCTGAGCCCAAATGTACCTCCTTGGCCACACCGTCGCAG GTGAAGCAGCTGGTGGATGAAGAGCTGTTTGCCCGTTATGACCGCTTGCTGCTCCAGTCAACGCTGGACCTCATGGCCGATGTAGTCTACTGTCCCCGCCAGACCTGCGGCACAGCTGTCATGGTGGAGCCAGACACAACCATGGGCATTTGCTCGGCCTGCCAGTATGCTTTTTGCACGCTGTGCAAGCTGGGCTATCATGGTCTCTCCCACTGTAAAGTTACTGCAG ATGAATTGCGTAACCTCAGAGATGAGTACCTGTCAGCCACAGCCGAGGGGAAAAAGTTTCTGGAGCAACGCTTTGGGAAGAGGGTGATCCAGAAAGCAGTGGAAGAGTCCTTTAGTAGAGACTGGCTCAATGAAAACTGCAAAGGATGCCCACGCTGTGGAACCAATATACAG AAAGTGGATGGCTGTAATAAGATGACCTGTACCTCGTGTAGACAGTACTTCTGTTGGCTGTGCCTGGGCCTCCTCAGCAAAGTCAACCCGtacagtcattttaacaacCCACATTCACCCTGTTACAACCA ACTCTTCCACGGTGTGGATCTTGATGAAGAAGATGCCTTCTGGAGCGATGAGGAGGACTGA